A genomic region of Notamacropus eugenii isolate mMacEug1 chromosome 3, mMacEug1.pri_v2, whole genome shotgun sequence contains the following coding sequences:
- the LOC140531592 gene encoding LYR motif-containing protein 1-like, giving the protein MTPATRQQVLSLYCRISRLSRRWHAASEQMEDTIRENQYIINEARMLFQKNKNLTDSELIKQCIDECTARIEIGLHYQIPYPRPIHLSPVAFTALQSRGLQTQEKLRKISKPLYLKSHSEVS; this is encoded by the coding sequence ATGACACCAGCAACACGACAACAAGTTCTCAGTCTGTACTGCAGGATTTCCAGGCTTTCAAGGAGGTGGCATGCAGCATCAGAGCAGATGGAGGACACTATCAGAGAAAATCAGTACATTATAAATGAAGCCAGAATGTTgttccagaaaaacaaaaatcttacGGATTCAGAGCTAATTAAGCAATGTATAGATGAATGTACAGCACGAATTGAAATAGGGTTGCATTATCAGATCCCATATCCAAGGCCAATTCACCTGTCTCCAGTGGCCTTCACTGCCCTACAGAGTCGTGGACTTCAAACCCAGGAGAAGCTAAGGAAAATTTCCAAACCATTATATCTCAAGTCTCACAGTGAAGTTTCTTAA